The genome window CTGGAACTGGGCGAGGCGTCGTGTCCATGCCCGCTGGTGCCCGAGGCGGTGCGTTATGACGGGGGGCAGGATTTGTTTCGGAGTGCGATGTTCCAGGGGGGGCGGATCGAGGTGCAGGACGTGGCCTCGCAGTGGGTGACGCTGCTGGCGGGGCCGAAGGCGGGGGAGAGTTGGTGGGATGCGTGTGCCGGCGAGGGAGGCAAGGCATTGCACATGGCCGATCTGATGGACAACCGCGGGGTGGTGTGGGCGACGGACCGGGCGGAGTGGCGGCTGAAGCGGCTCCGGATGCGGGTGGGCCGGGCCGGGCTGTTCAATGTGCGCTGGGCGGTGTGGGAGGGGGGGGCGAAACGCCCGATGACGCCGCGGATGGACGGGGTGCTGGTGGACGCGCCGTGCAGCGGGGTGGGGACGTGGCGCCGGAACCCGCAGGCCCGCTGGACCACGACGCCGCGGGACGTGGCTGAACTGGCCGGGCGCCAGTTGGCGCTGCTGCAGGGGGCGTCGCGCGGGGTGAAGCCGGGCGGGCGCCTGGTGTATTCCGTCTGCACCCTGACCCGGGCGGAGACGACCGGGGTGGCGCGGGCGTTTGAGGCGGGGAATGCGGCGTTCGAGCCGCTGGAATGGCCGGTTGCCGCGGGGGCGGAACCCGGACCGGGCCGGCCGAACGAGGCGTGGTTTCCTTCGGAACGCTGGGGGGGCAACGGGATGTACGTTGCCGGTTGGCGGAGGAAGGAGGACGCGTAGGACGCGCGGGCGGGGGCGCCGGAATCAGGAATCAGGGTTGGTCGTGTTCGCCCAGGGGGCGGATCCAGATATTGCGGAAGCGGACCGGGTCGCCGTGGTCCTGGAGGCCAATGGGGCCGCGGGTGGGGGTATTGGCGTCGTAGGCGGCGACTTCGCGATGGCGGACGGGGCCGAGGATGGGCTGGCGATGCTGCACGACGATGCCGTTGAGGATGACGGTGACGTGGGCGGGTTCGCGGACGCGGCCCTGGTCGGTCCTGGGGGCTTCGAAGAGGATGTCCACGGACTGCCATTGACCGGGGGGTTTGGCGGCGAGGGCGAGGGGGGGCCACTGGCCGTAGATGGAGCCGACGGAGCCATCGGC of Verrucomicrobiia bacterium contains these proteins:
- a CDS encoding RsmB/NOP family class I SAM-dependent RNA methyltransferase, with product MLREVLRGVPGLTREMAARTAQLVFRVYRWWGWLEERSDWRERMEAADALAERFAREPARFSEGALRKAVPDWIHEHMEVTPAWLRLLQEEPVLWLRGRPGQGPIVALELGEASCPCPLVPEAVRYDGGQDLFRSAMFQGGRIEVQDVASQWVTLLAGPKAGESWWDACAGEGGKALHMADLMDNRGVVWATDRAEWRLKRLRMRVGRAGLFNVRWAVWEGGAKRPMTPRMDGVLVDAPCSGVGTWRRNPQARWTTTPRDVAELAGRQLALLQGASRGVKPGGRLVYSVCTLTRAETTGVARAFEAGNAAFEPLEWPVAAGAEPGPGRPNEAWFPSERWGGNGMYVAGWRRKEDA